CCGCTCAGGAGACCATCGGAACTGAGGGTCAGGCCGGTACCGGCCAGGTCGCCGTTTTTATCCTGCCAGGTCATGTTTCCCATACCGCCGGTGGCGGTCAACTGCTGGGAATAACTGAAACCGACCGTCCAGTCCGGCAGGCTGGTCGTGGTGATTTCCGGATTGAACTCGATCGACGGGAAGGTAATGAAATCGATCCAGCCACAATCCGACCCGGATGACTGCGAGCCGTCCTTATCGTATTCCCATTTAAACGTATGCAGTCCGGCGCTGACGCTGTAAACCGCCTCGCTGTAGCCGGCCGTACCGGCCCATTCATCCTGAAGCAGGCCGTCGATATAGAAACTGAGATAATCGTAACCGCTCTCGGAAGAGACTTTATAGAAGAAACTGATCTGACCGCTTGAGATGACATCCGCGGTCAATATCAATGAAGAACTCTGGTTGTCTGAAATCGAGCCGGATTTAGCTGAATAACTGCCCTCGTAAACGTCGCTGGCAGTGATCGTCCAATCCGCGGAACCGCCGAATTCCCAGGGGAAGGTGGCAAAATCTCCGCTCTCGAAATCCTCGATCTGGAGACCGATCATGACACTGAATGTCAGCGTGTCAATATAACCGCCGTCAGCGGTGACCTCGAGTTGCAGGGGTGCGGAATATTCCAGGGGACAGCTCAAATCGACAGCAAATTCATACTGGCTGTTGGAAATTTCGGTTCCACCCAGGGCTCCGATATCGGGATAAGTCGAACTGTTCTGCGTAACCGTCAGGTACGGGTCCGAGGTAAACAGCGTTCCCACGGTGTTGTAGGAAATTCCAGCACCGCTGTTCTCCAGCGTGATATTGAATCCGACCGTATCCCCGGGATCGACCGGACCGCTGTTGTGGCCGGCGAACTGCAGAATCGGTTCATTCGGCAGAGGCTGAAGCTGGACGTCATGACGGACCGCGTCGAACTGCGAAACCGCAATCGAGAAAATCGTGTCGGGATAATAACCCGGCGCGCTGAAAATCAGGTCGTAAGTACCGGCCTGGAGCATGCGGTGATAATCGCCTACCTCCGGGTCAGTGTACACCTGCGAGCTGTCCTGGTCCTCATCGTAATTTATCACTTCTACCATGGCATACAATGGAAGCCCGGTACCGGCATCGGTGATAACTCCCCTGATACCATACAGGGCGTTCTCGAACCAGTTTAAAAACGAAGCTTTATTATAAGTCCAATGGGCCGGAAGCTGACTGGCAGGAAGCTTCTTGACACCTGACAGCTCGAGCGTGACCTCCCGGCAATGGTGCCAGTAATTCATATAATCCTGGCGATTTCCGGAAGTAGTGTACCAGTCATAGCCGTTAGTGATTCCGTTGTTTAAATCTGTGAGGTAACCCGACGGGCTGTAAAACTGGGCCGAGTCAGCATAGGCGCGGCTGATATCGATATACCACAGGTCGTCGACATGACGACGCGACCAGGTATCCCAGGGGTAGTTTACAACCTCGGCACCGCCATGAATATTGGCGGAGATCGCCAGAGTATAATCCTCGGCGAAATCCATCATCGCGACCGTTTCCGCCTGCCAGGGGCCGTTTGGATTTGATATCGGACCGTCCGGGTCAGGAAAATTGCGGTTGATGTCATAACCGTTGCTGTTGTAGCGGGTTGAATTATTCACAGTATGATTACCACCGGCATAAGTACCATCGGGATTAGCCAGCGGATTGATCCAGATCTCGCAGGAATCGACCAGACGGGTGGCCAGTGAATCCGTGCCGTAATTGCTCAGCAGGTAGTCAATCAGGCGCAGGGTCAAAACGTAACCGGCCAGCTCATCGCCGTGCATCGTGGCCGTGTACATCACACCTGGCTCATCCTCCTCGACACTGACATTATCAGAGATCCTGGCAAACAGGATGTCACGTCCTTCTTCCGACAAACCCACATTCACAATCTCGCAAAGATCGGGATAATCGCTCTCGAACTGGTTCATCATGCTGACATAAGTATCGTAAGTCGGATATGAGTCCCAGTCTTTCATACCGCTCTTGTCCGATGTCATCGGAACCTCGATAAGGCTGTTGGGGTGAGGCAGAAGCTCGTACGGCAACCCGTATCCCTCGAATTCCGAAAGCTCCCGGCTGTTGGCGTAGGCATACACCCAGCCGTCCTCGATATTGTCGATCGAGACGACATTGGTAAGCTTTTTCAGATCCTCAAATGAATCGGGCTGGAAACGTAAATAGACCTCATCGCTTTTGGCGTATAAAGACGCGCACAAAAGCAGGAGCATAACCGACAGGATATAGAAAGTCTTTCTCATTTAATAATACCTCGAGTTTTGTAACACCTGTGCGACCAACGGTTTGACAAAAAAAAGACCCATTGGCGGGCTGATTTCATTATATAAGATAATTGATTTTTCCGATCTGTCAACAAAATAAATTCCTAATATATTGCTATAATTACATATATACTAACAACTTACACGATTCCGTTAAAGCCCGGCATGATCTTTGTGCAATTCTCGCATCCCCGGATCGCACCAAAACTAATATAAATACGAACCAGACCGCTCGATTTTACGCTGATTCTCGGGAATAATAGAGATTTTATGGATTGAACGGAGTCTAAACCGGCAGTGCGATGGTCGCAAATGTCAATATCAACCCGGCCAGCATCGACTGGATCCTGATTGTACGCGACCTCGCCAGAAGCAATGCGCGAACATTCTCATCGGATATCGGCTCTTCCCCCCGGTCGAAATTACAGGCACCCTGCGTCGCCAGGACCACACAGGTCTTGCGGGTAGACTGAATAAATCCCAGGGCGGCCATGCTGAACGGAATAAACAAGGCCAGTCTCCACCAGCGGGAGATATCAGTCGCCATCATGACTCCCAGGATCACGATTGTAACCGCAAAAACCAATAATCCGAAAAACATCCTGCGCCGGCTTTCCTTCGGACCGATATTTTCTATTTTTACATCTTCATACATCGCGACTATTACCTTTCGAAACGATTGACATATTCTGAAACCTGTGCTATCCTTGATTGTTCAGTAATTATAAATCTATAAACATTATGCCAGTCAGCAACAGTTTTGCAGATTTTGTTATCGATCAGCTCGCCGGGATCGGGAGGATCAACGGGCGCCGGATGTTCGGCGGGATGGGTATTTACTGCGACGGTTTGTTTTTCGCGCTGATTGCCGATGATGTCCTGTACTTCAAAGTCGATGACAGCAATCTGCCCGATTTCGAGAAGATCGGCGCGAAACCATTTCAACCCTACGGCGAGGAGGGCCAGACTATGAGCTATTACGAAATTCTGGCAGATATCCTGGAGGATCGCGATGAACTCGCCGTGTGGGCTGAAAAAGCAATCGCGGTTGCCGGGCGGGCAAAAAAGAAATGAAGATTGAATATTTAATAAATAGCTCAAGCAGGTAGAAATATGCAAATCGATCTCTCGGGTAAAACCGTGTTGATAACCGGAGCCTCACGGGGCATCGGGCGGGCAATCGCCCTGCGTATGGCCGAGGCCGGCGCGAAAATAATTGTCCACTACAACAGCGACAGGCAGTCAGCTGAAAAAACCAGGCAGGATTTACCAGGATCGGACCATCAAATCATATCCTCCGATCTTTCAGATCTGGACACGGTCGAAAAACTGGTAAACGACTGCTACAATAAACTCGAACGAATCGATATACTGGTCAACAACGCCGGCATATTCGAGGATCACCCGGTCAGTGAAATGCCTTTCGACAGGTGGCGCGAATTCTGGGACAAAACTATCGCTGTCAACCTGAGTGCCCCCGCATTTTTGTCATATCATCTGGCCAACCGGATGATCACCCAAAAAGGCGGAAAAATTATCAATATCACCTCACGGGGAGCGTTTCGAGGCGAACCGAATTCTCCCGCTTACGGCGCGGCCAAAGCCGGCCTGAATTCCTTCGGGCAGTCGCTCGCGAAAGCACTGGCGCCCCACAATATATTCGTCTATACGGTTGCCCCCGGCTTCG
This is a stretch of genomic DNA from Candidatus Zixiibacteriota bacterium. It encodes these proteins:
- a CDS encoding SDR family oxidoreductase: MQIDLSGKTVLITGASRGIGRAIALRMAEAGAKIIVHYNSDRQSAEKTRQDLPGSDHQIISSDLSDLDTVEKLVNDCYNKLERIDILVNNAGIFEDHPVSEMPFDRWREFWDKTIAVNLSAPAFLSYHLANRMITQKGGKIINITSRGAFRGEPNSPAYGAAKAGLNSFGQSLAKALAPHNIFVYTVAPGFVETDMVKQMLAGPAGDDIKNQSPLKRAARPDEIARTVLFLAGEGVDYLTGCIIDANGASYLRT